In Cryptomeria japonica chromosome 10, Sugi_1.0, whole genome shotgun sequence, a genomic segment contains:
- the LOC131039136 gene encoding cytochrome P450 71AU50 — protein MKIALFLEFVSLNGVVIAIALAAALLLFAWSNTSKLKNGVLLSWSLSKISEAKLKDVQLPPGPVALPVVGNLHLLGKLPHRRLAHLALKYGPIMYLRLGSLPYIVVSSPDMAKLILKTHDQNFGTRPLLNFGKNVMYGSASLAFSAHGAYWKQIRKVVTSQLLGPKTLDSFKFMRAEEMRAMVDRVMDHCNGSAACSPLNVSELAFDVTMCMSCRMILGKSYSDQELSNNGSFQFNLSELAHEFFRLAGASDIGEFIPWLRWLDVQGLIRRQKNLHKTFDAFMEKILEEHLQAKGGDEPNRDFTDELVELMLEKKFTRGEVKANMLEMLVAVIDTSSVTVEWAMSEMLSNHPSIMKKVQDEVERVVGKKNKYVQETDLDELEFLRAVVKETLRLHPPLPLLLPREAIEDCQIDGYHIPRGCLVTVNAWAVSRDHNAWGNDAQVFRPERFIEMERDVDVRGQHFEILPFGAGRRMCPGMALGFKAVQLILANLLHCFNWSLPHGMTASDLDMGEEFGLSTPKAVPLCAITTLRHR, from the exons ATGAAGATTGCACTGTTTCTCGAGTTTGTAAGCCTCAATGGGGTTGTGATAGCCATTGCCTTGGCAGCAGCCCTGCTATTATTCGCATGGAGTAATACATCAAAGTTAAAGAATGGAGTATTACTCTCATGGAGTCTTTCAAAAATCAGCGAGGCTAAGTTAAAGGATGTGCAGCTGCCTCCGGGACCTGTGGCACTACCAGTGGTGGGAAATCTTCACCTTTTGGGAAAGCTTCCCCACAGAAGACTAGCTCACCTCGCGCTCAAATATGGGCCCATTATGTACCTCCGCCTCGGCTCTCTGCCCTACATTGTCGTCTCATCTCCTGACATGGCCAAGCTTATTCTCAAAACTCATGATCAAAATTTCGGGACCAGGCCTCTGCTGAACTTCGGGAAAAATGTCATGTACGGCTCTGCAAGCTTGGCTTTTTCTGCCCACGGAGCTTACTGGAAGCAAATTCGTAAAGTGGTGACATCTCAACTGTTGGGTCCCAAGACTCTCGATTCTTTCAAATTTATGAGAGCAGAAGAAATGCGAGCTATGGTCGATAGAGTTATGGACCACTGCAATGGTTCTGCTGCTTGTTCTCCTCTTAATGTCAGTGAGCTGGCTTTTGACGTCACTATGTGTATGTCGTGCAGAATGATACTTGGCAAAAGTTACTCAGACCAAGAGTTGAGTAACAATGGTAGCTTCCAGTTCAATTTGAGTGAACTGGCTCATGAGTTTTTCCGCTTAGCCGGTGCTTCTGATATCGGGGAGTTTATTCCTTGGTTGAGGTGGTTGGATGTGCAGGGTCTTATCCGCCGCCAGAAGAATCTTCATAAGACGTTCGATGCGTTTATGGAGAAGATATTAGAGGAGCACTTACAAGCCAAAGGCGGCGATGAACCCAACAGAGATTTCACAGACGAATTGGTGGAACTCATGCTCGAGAAAAAATTCACACGGGGAGAAGTCAAGGCAAACATGCTT GAAATGCTGGTGGCTGTAATCGACACATCAAGCGTGACCGTGGAGTGGGCAATGTCTGAAATGCTGTCAAACCACCCTTCGATTATGAAGAAAGTGCAGGATGAGGTGGAAAGAGTAGTGGGCAAGAAGAATAAGTACGTACAAGAGACAGATTTGGATGAACTGGAATTCTTAAGGGCAGTGGTGAAGGAAACGCTGAGGCTTCACCCGCCGCTGCCATTGCTACTTCCACGAGAGGCCATTGAAGATTGCCAGATTGACGGTTACCACATTCCTCGCGGGTGTCTTGTTACTGTGAATGCGTGGGCAGTGTCGAGGGATCACAATGCATGGGGCAATGACGCACAAGTGTTCAGGCCAGAGAGGTTTATAGAGATGGAGAGGGATGTAGATGTGAGAGGGCAGCACTTTGAGATCCTGCCCTTCGGAGCAGGGAGGCGAATGTGCCCTGGCATGGCATTGGGATTTAAAGCGGTGCAGCTTATATTGGCCAATCTTTTGCATTGTTTTAATTGGAGTCTTCCCCATGGAATGACAGCGAGTGATTTGGATATGGGAGAGGAATTCGGGCTGTCCACGCCCAAAGCAGTTCCCCTCTGTGCAATTACCACTCTTCGCCACCGCTAA